A stretch of DNA from Bacillus sp. SM2101:
ACAGCCCCACCTGAAACTGCATTGACTATAATGTTTTTAGAAGATAATTCAACAGCTAAGTATCGTGTTAAAGCCTCTAAAGCAGCTTTCGACACTCCAACTGCTGTATAATTCTCCAAATATCTTATTGACCCTAATGAGCTAATGCTAACAATTTTTCCACCGCCATTTTTCTCCATCAGGTTGGCGGCTTGTTGAGCACAAAATAATAATGCTTTACTATTAATATCCATTGTCCAATCCCAATGAGACTCTTTTAGCTCCATGACAGGACGTTGCACACCTGATGCAGCATTATTTACGAATATATCAAGCCTGCCAAATGTGTCATCAATCGCACTGAACATGTCATTTATTTTTTCAATACTCCCTACATTAGCCTTTATAAGCAATGCTTTTCTGCCTAGAGATTCTATCTCCTTTGCTACTTCGAGAGCAGCACTTTTGCTTCGGTTATAATTAATTACAATATGATATCCTTTTTGCGCTAGCTCAAGTGCAATCGACTTGCCAATCCCTTTACTGCTTCCTGTAACGAGTGCTACTTTTTCTGCCAATTAAATCAAGCTCCTTTTCCTTCATTCACATTCTGATGAATATTTTATCACATCATTGATTCAGATGAACAACTTCTAGAATTCAGTATAATTAATTATAAGAAAAGTAAAAATAACAAAGGGAGAAATAACGCGGAAAAAAGGGGTGAATAACATGTATACAGGTCGTGATCTAACAGAGTTATCAATGATGGCAAAAAACAAATGGAAGAACGAAGAATTGTCTTTTTTTCATCATTCGCTACAGCAAATAACACCATATTTAAATGTGGAAGGTCAAACAATCCATAGAGAGATTATTGAAGAGATCGAGTCAAGAGGAGGAGTATAACATTCTTAACTCGAATAGTAGAAGCTTACCTTAACATTTTAAATTGTTCATATATACGTTGATGTGAAACAGGAAAAGCGTATTTCTCCATTTCTTCATTTGTTACAATTTCACAATCTAGTGTCTTATCCACATTCTCAATGATCTCTCCTTGATATACAGTAATGTTCCATATAAGATGTGTGAAAACATGTTCAATAGTTGTTATTTGACTACCTATTTTACAATTCACCTTATACTCACTCTCAACAAAGGCTTTTATTTGTTCTTTTGCTGTCCCTAAGTCTGTAAACAGCTCACAATTTGGAAATTCCCATAAGTTAGCCAAAAGACCCGTTTTCGGACGTTTATGAATCAATATTTTGCCATCCTTCGTTGTTAACACAACCGCTACCATCGATTTACGTTTAGGTGGTTTCTTTTTGCTTTTAACTGGAAGGTCACTTTGTACACCTTCAGCTGTTGCTTGACAATGCTCCCGAACTGGACATAATAAACAAGCTGGCTTTCCTGGTACACAAATCAATGCTCCTAGCTCCATTAAAGCTTGATTGAAGTGTGATGGATTCTCCTTTGAGATCAAATCTCTAATTATTTCTTCAAATATTTTTCTCGTGCTAGTTTTAGCTATATCCTCCCAAATAGACAAAATCCTTGATAATACCCGCATTACATTTCCATCTACTGCAGGCTCTGGTATACCATAGGCGATACTTAATATAGCACCTTTCGTATATGGTCCTATCCCCTTTAGCTTTGATATTTCTTCAGGTTTATTTGGAACGACGCCATTATATTTCTCATTCACTTCTTTTACTGCAGTATGTAGGTTACGTACTCGTGAATAATAGCCAAGTCCTTCCCAAGCTTTTAACACTTCATCTTCATTCGCTTCTGCTAGCACTTCAATCGTAGGAAACTTATCAATAAATCGTTTAAAATATGGGATTACAGTGTCAACTCTCGTTTGTTGTAACATGATTTCCGATACCCATACTTTATAAGGATTTTGATCCTTTCTCCAAGGTAACTGACGCTGTTCCTTTGCAAACCAATAAAGTAGATCATCTTGAAATTGTTCAATGTTAAAGTTTTCTAAAATATTGTCATAATATTTCACGATATACCTCCTAGATGTTACACTTAAGATGAAATTGATACCTAGCTAACAATAGCCCAACTGTGTATGTTTTTTAATCCACCATCGACAAAGTTCTCAAATTGACCAAAAATAGAATGATTTTTTTGCTTACGAACCTTTCGAAGTGCAAAATAATGAGATCTTGTAGGAAGATAAAATGATTCAATATAACCGCTAGAAGTTCTATACCATTCAATCTTTGCTGCTTCAAATTCTGTTAGAAAGAATAACACATCTTCCATAACTTGTTCATATTGATAAATATGGAGATCATTTATAGGATACTCAATAAACATCTTTAAGCTTTCTTCCATTAAAAAAACCCCTTTAGAAATCTTGGTATTTGGTTACATTAAATAAGAATAGAGCAAAACCCAATATGTTTGTATTGATATGTTCTTCTGTTCTCCAAAAACGCTCAAATGCCATATAATATTCCATTAAGGAGGATCAAGATTGGATACTGGAACACATATAGTTATGGGTATTGCTATCGGTGGTTTAGCAACACTTGATCCGATAGCAGGAGCTGATTCAATAACTGCACAAGGCATCATGATAGGAGCTATTGTTGGCTCACTTGCACCAGATCTAGATACAATATTGAAATTTAACAATGCAAAATACATTCGAAATCACCGAGGTATTACACATTCTATTCCTGCGGTATTACTATGGCCTTTGTTGATCACTTTCGTTTTATATTTTATATTTCCTAGTGGGAATGTGCTACATATATGGATTTGGACGTTTCTAGCTGTAATCCTCCATGTTTTTGTCGACATTTTTAATGCTTATGGGACACAAGCTCTGCGACCTTTTACAAAAAAATGGGTTGCTCTAGGCGTAATAAATACCTTCGACCCTTTTATTTTCATTATGCATATTCTTGGTATTTTTGTATGGAAGCTAGGTGCATATCCAGGTTATACTTTTTTGACAATGTATATGATAATTGCTATCTACTATGTGATACGACTAGTTAAACAGCGACAAATTACTAAATCAATTTTAAAACATCATAAAGATGTCGAAAGTATAACCATATCTCCTACCTTTAAATTTAATCAATGGCATTTGGCTATAGCTACAAAAAATAACTTTTATGTAGCAAGAGCTATGGATGATGATATTATTTTACATGATAAATATGAAAAGCAACCTGTTCCTAATTCACCGATCATTGATGCTGCTAAAAAAGATGAAAACTTATCAGCATTTTTATCATTCTCGCCCATTTATCGTTGGGTAATCAATGAATTTGATGATTATTATGAAGTGAAATTTATTGATTTACGCTATCGTAGCAAAGGACATTACCCATTCGTCGCAGTTGTTCAGCTTGATTTAGACTTAAATATAATAAGCTCATATACAGGATGGGTATTTAGTGATCAAAAGCTTAGAAAAAAATTAAACATGATGACATACTAAGCTAGACTTCTAAAAGGGTCAGACTACACACTTTCAAAAAAAGTTGTCACATCTGACCCTTCCCCAAGCTGTTGTCGGAATTAGTAGAAAAAAGATAACCGTCTATTATTTGTTTATCCGCAAATTCCCATTTCTACACATACATATGCCCCGTGTATCTTCTCATACTAATAATGTGTTCCTGAACACATCTACACTTAGGAGGCGGAGAGATTTGGTAAGAAATAAAACGACAGGATTTCCAAATCAAAACAACCAAAAGTTCGAAGGAGAACCACGTGCGAAAGCTGAGTATGCATCTAAACGAGCAAATGGAACGATTAATACTCACCCTCAAGAAAGAATGAGGGCTTCAGGTCAAAGGCAAAACTCTTATTGAATAAGCATTACTTTACCTTAACCTTGGAGGTGTGATAGTGGCTAAGCATACTAAAAAACGTTTTTTTGATAACCGTTATTCTAACCCGTATCAACAGCCAGGTGCTAACCCTAAACATGCTCACGCTCAAGTGAATGGTGAAACACAGCAAGCACAAAACTTAATCATATTAGAAAATCAAACGAGAAAGCGCAGTTAATAATTTGATGTGAAGACAAAACAAGAGAGGGGTATACCCTCTCTTACTTTGTATCCTTCACTTTTTTCCCTAGCATTGAAATCGGAATACCTTCCTCAATATCTTCTTGACCAGTTCGATTCCCCCAAGCGAATATACCATTTAAATATTTCACTACAAAATGAACCCCTACATCGCCTTCTAATTCATATACTTCACCAGGCAGAAAATCTTCAGGATTTAATAAGTAAGCCTTTGCTATAACAGCTTTTCGCTCTAGTACAGCAAATTCATTAACCATGCCAAGTTGTTCCGCTTTACGTGCTTTTTCCGATAGGGATCCAATTTCACTCTTAAGTTCAAACTCAGACATTTCACTAAAACGTTTCTCAACCATGTGTAGCTACACTCCGTTATCGTATTAATGAATGGGAAATGATAATCAGGTGAAGTAGCTCCCCCA
This window harbors:
- the fabL gene encoding enoyl-[acyl-carrier-protein] reductase FabL — encoded protein: MAEKVALVTGSSKGIGKSIALELAQKGYHIVINYNRSKSAALEVAKEIESLGRKALLIKANVGSIEKINDMFSAIDDTFGRLDIFVNNAASGVQRPVMELKESHWDWTMDINSKALLFCAQQAANLMEKNGGGKIVSISSLGSIRYLENYTAVGVSKAALEALTRYLAVELSSKNIIVNAVSGGAVDTDALKHFPNRNDMLEDARKHTPAGRMVEVEDIVKTVLFLVSDDAQMIRGQTIIVDGGRSLLV
- a CDS encoding small, acid-soluble spore protein K, whose amino-acid sequence is MVRNKTTGFPNQNNQKFEGEPRAKAEYASKRANGTINTHPQERMRASGQRQNSY
- the mutY gene encoding A/G-specific adenine glycosylase; the encoded protein is MKYYDNILENFNIEQFQDDLLYWFAKEQRQLPWRKDQNPYKVWVSEIMLQQTRVDTVIPYFKRFIDKFPTIEVLAEANEDEVLKAWEGLGYYSRVRNLHTAVKEVNEKYNGVVPNKPEEISKLKGIGPYTKGAILSIAYGIPEPAVDGNVMRVLSRILSIWEDIAKTSTRKIFEEIIRDLISKENPSHFNQALMELGALICVPGKPACLLCPVREHCQATAEGVQSDLPVKSKKKPPKRKSMVAVVLTTKDGKILIHKRPKTGLLANLWEFPNCELFTDLGTAKEQIKAFVESEYKVNCKIGSQITTIEHVFTHLIWNITVYQGEIIENVDKTLDCEIVTNEEMEKYAFPVSHQRIYEQFKMLR
- a CDS encoding YpzG family protein, encoding MAKHTKKRFFDNRYSNPYQQPGANPKHAHAQVNGETQQAQNLIILENQTRKRS
- a CDS encoding metal-dependent hydrolase — encoded protein: MDTGTHIVMGIAIGGLATLDPIAGADSITAQGIMIGAIVGSLAPDLDTILKFNNAKYIRNHRGITHSIPAVLLWPLLITFVLYFIFPSGNVLHIWIWTFLAVILHVFVDIFNAYGTQALRPFTKKWVALGVINTFDPFIFIMHILGIFVWKLGAYPGYTFLTMYMIIAIYYVIRLVKQRQITKSILKHHKDVESITISPTFKFNQWHLAIATKNNFYVARAMDDDIILHDKYEKQPVPNSPIIDAAKKDENLSAFLSFSPIYRWVINEFDDYYEVKFIDLRYRSKGHYPFVAVVQLDLDLNIISSYTGWVFSDQKLRKKLNMMTY
- a CDS encoding YfhH family protein, with amino-acid sequence MVEKRFSEMSEFELKSEIGSLSEKARKAEQLGMVNEFAVLERKAVIAKAYLLNPEDFLPGEVYELEGDVGVHFVVKYLNGIFAWGNRTGQEDIEEGIPISMLGKKVKDTK